One window of the Granulicella arctica genome contains the following:
- a CDS encoding methyltransferase family protein, with product MKATAVEYRFRHLIHGLIFVLGFIAPWNYAVHLDARGPNAHLWGVLAALLAKSGVTSIGTAFEGLLVLGIVLALLGAWVRTWGAAYLSSAVVHDGGMHGEGMVADGPYRYVRNPLYLGTFLHALAVALLMPVSGAIFTVVLIGMVQVRLTLREEPFLQQKLGASYAAYCALVPRLMPSLRPRVAASGQRAAWGQAVLGEVYFWGVAGSFAVAGWWYNAMLLIRCVIVSYGVSMVGRAFVVKK from the coding sequence ATGAAAGCTACTGCTGTTGAGTACCGGTTCCGCCACCTGATTCATGGCTTGATCTTTGTGCTGGGTTTTATTGCTCCATGGAACTATGCGGTGCACCTGGATGCGCGAGGGCCGAATGCACACCTCTGGGGCGTGCTGGCGGCGTTGCTGGCGAAGAGTGGAGTGACCAGCATCGGCACGGCGTTTGAAGGGCTGCTGGTGCTCGGGATCGTGCTGGCCCTGCTGGGGGCGTGGGTGCGGACGTGGGGAGCAGCGTATCTTAGCTCGGCTGTGGTGCATGATGGCGGGATGCATGGCGAGGGTATGGTGGCGGATGGGCCGTACCGGTATGTGCGGAATCCGCTATACCTTGGGACGTTTCTGCATGCGCTGGCTGTGGCGCTGTTGATGCCGGTAAGCGGGGCTATCTTTACGGTGGTGCTGATCGGGATGGTGCAGGTGCGGCTGACTCTGCGGGAGGAGCCGTTTCTTCAGCAGAAGCTTGGAGCTTCGTACGCGGCTTATTGCGCGCTTGTGCCGCGGCTGATGCCGTCGCTGCGGCCACGGGTTGCGGCTTCAGGGCAACGTGCGGCATGGGGGCAGGCGGTGCTGGGTGAGGTGTACTTCTGGGGTGTGGCGGGGTCGTTCGCCGTGGCAGGGTGGTGGTACAACGCGATGCTGCTGATCCGATGTGTGATTGTTTCGTATGGGGTGTCGATGGTGGGTCGGGCGTTTGTGGTGAAGAAGTAA
- a CDS encoding HU family DNA-binding protein, translating into MAKGMTKTALVRALAEKMELTNKQTSTFLELLAETAVKETKKNGEFTIPGIGKLVKAERKARLGRNPQTGETIKIKAKTVVKFRVAKVAKDTIAPVKKTASAA; encoded by the coding sequence ATGGCAAAGGGTATGACCAAGACGGCACTCGTCCGCGCACTCGCAGAGAAGATGGAACTCACCAACAAGCAGACCTCGACCTTCCTCGAGCTTCTCGCTGAGACCGCAGTCAAAGAGACCAAGAAGAATGGCGAGTTCACCATTCCCGGTATCGGCAAGCTCGTCAAGGCAGAGCGCAAGGCGCGTCTCGGCCGTAACCCCCAGACCGGCGAGACCATCAAGATCAAGGCCAAGACCGTGGTCAAGTTCCGCGTGGCCAAGGTAGCGAAGGACACCATCGCTCCGGTCAAGAAGACCGCGTCAGCAGCCTAG